From the Chiroxiphia lanceolata isolate bChiLan1 chromosome Z, bChiLan1.pri, whole genome shotgun sequence genome, one window contains:
- the DCTN3 gene encoding dynactin subunit 3 yields MAAGAAELQRLQWRLEELERRVGLGGGGCGPRKVADELVKVQVALSNIAGKRERIKILFKKLEDVIKYLDPQYIDRMAVPDAMKLQFILAEEQAIPERAALLEQVKNLQPILDSASIQAVPDHAAKLQRLSQIHIQQQEKRHDLTDSVKTLLESYNKMTLLLSKQLLQWNEILTRLEAAKQAKPVAE; encoded by the exons atggcggcgggcgcggcggagCTTCAGCGGCTGCAGTGgcggctggaggagctggagcggCGCGTCGGGCTcggcggcgggggctgcgggccGAGAAAG gTGGCGGACGAGCTGGTGAAGGTGCAGGTGGCGCTGAGCAACATCGCCGGCAAGAGGGAGAGGATCAAGATCCTGTTCAAGAAAC TTGAAGATGTAATCAAGTACCTTGACCCTCAGTACATTGACAGGATGGCTGTTCCAGATGCCATGAAGTTGCAGTTCATCTTGGCAG AGGAACAGGCTATTCCTGAACGTGCAGCCCTTCTGGAGCAGGTGAAGAACCTCCAGCCCATTTTGGACAGTGCCAGTATCCAAG cGGTTCCTGACCACGCAGCCAAACTGCAGCGACTCTCACAGATCCACATACAGCAGCAG GAGAAGCGTCATGATCTCACTGACAGCGTCAAGACACTCCTGGAGAGCTACAACAAAATG ACCCTGCTTCTCTCCAAGCAGTTGCTGCAGTGGAATGAAATACTGACACGGCTGGAAGCGGCCAAGCAAGCGAAACCTGTGGCTGAGTGA
- the RPP25L gene encoding ribonuclease P protein subunit p25-like protein, with protein sequence MENYKKTKIVEKPCPLPFTDLPADIIEMKVKDGSKIRNLMGYAMSKMEQESVRQILFTGSGKAVSKTITCVEIMKRRLKELHQITKVLFRQIEEMWEPIVPEAGLDALTVKRNIPAICVLLSKDPLDPQEPGYQAPGSFDAFWTETLKAESQGQMKRKQGGGRGVGSTGKHPRSAGAAPGEP encoded by the coding sequence ATGGAGAACTATAAGAAGACCAAAATCGTGGAGAAACCTTGTCCTCTTCCTTTCACTGACCTGCCTGCTGATATCATTGAGATGAAGGTGAAGGACGGGAGCAAGATCAGGAATCTGATGGGCTATGCCATGAGCAAGATGGAGCAGGAATCTGTGAGGCAGATTCTCTTCACTGGTTCAGGCAAGGCTGTCAGCAAGACCATCACCTGTGTGGAAATTATGAAACGACGGCTCAAGGAGCTGCACCAGATCACCAAAGTGCTCTTCAGGCAAATTGAGGAGATGTGGGAACCTATCGTGCCTGAGGCAGGCCTCGATGCCTTGACAGTGAAGAGGAACATTCCTGCGATATGTGTCCTGCTCAGCAAAGACCCCCTGGACCCTCAGGAGCCAGGATACCAGGCTCCAGGATCCTTTGATGCCTTCTGGACTGAGACACTCAAAGCAGAGTCCCAGGGCCAGATGAAGAGAAAGCAGGGTGGGGGCCGGGGCGTtgggagcacagggaagcaCCCGCGCTCCGCAGGGGCAGCGCCAGGGGAGCCCTGA
- the ENHO gene encoding adropin: protein MGAALSTGAIVAISFNCVIALLILILFLILCKACRTPSCPKKSPASDVDESRNEEKYLLQP from the coding sequence ATGGGGGCTGCTCTCTCCACTGGGGCGATCGTGGCAATTTCTTTTAACTGTGTCATTGCGTTGctcatcctcatcctcttcctcatcctctgcAAAGCTTGCAGGACCCCTTCATGTCCCAAGAAGAGCCCAGCTTCTGATGTGGATGAGTCAAGGAATGAAGAGAAAtacctgctgcagccctga